The Neodiprion fabricii isolate iyNeoFabr1 chromosome 4, iyNeoFabr1.1, whole genome shotgun sequence genome window below encodes:
- the LOC124180610 gene encoding ERI1 exoribonuclease 3-like — MMAQRFLQFHPAFKINKRKNVTQSFKYLLVLDFEATCKKDVKLRPQEIIELPCLALCTKTWEVKDVFHEYIKPQIHPVLTSHCTDLTGIIQEMVDDRQHFPEIFLKFQEWLDQGNFLKGTCNGAFVTCGNWDLGVMLPEQSAITQTVIPDYFHKWINLKTSFYTATGHYPKSLVNMLRHLDLPHTGHLHSGIDDVYNMSRIIQMLGMGCKVNFEITSELGN, encoded by the coding sequence atgatGGCGCAACGTTTTCTGCAATTTCACCCAgcattcaaaataaataagagaaaaaatgtgACACAAAGTTTTAAATACTTGCTTGTTCTCGATTTCGAGGCAACATGCAAAAAAGATGTGAAGTTGAGGCCTCAAGAGATAATAGAATTGCCATGCCTGGCACTGTGTACTAAAACTTGGGAAGTCAAAGATGTATTTCACGAGTATATCAAACCTCAGATCCATCCTGTACTGACTTCCCACTGCACAGATTTAACCGGTATTATACAAGAAATGGTGGATGATCGTCAACACTTccccgaaatatttttaaagtttcaagaatgGTTGGATcaaggaaattttttgaaggGTACCTGTAATGGTGCATTTGTAACTTGTGGTAATTGGGACTTGGGGGTAATGCTACCCGAGCAATCCGCCATCACTCAAACGGTCATCCcagattattttcataaatggatcaatttgaaaacatcATTTTATACTGCGACGGGACATTATCCGAAAAGCTTAGTTAACATGCTCAGACACCTTGATTTACCGCATACGGGTCACCTACATTCAGGAATAGATGACGTCTATAACATGAGCAGAATAATTCAAATGTTAGGAATGGGTTGTAAAGTCAACTTTGAGATTACATCCGAACTAGGGAACTGA